A DNA window from Cytophagia bacterium CHB2 contains the following coding sequences:
- a CDS encoding SET domain-containing protein, with product MILQNDGETAAAPRLEFIVSRYSQSTRRGNMSVQRFELEIGASVYGARLVATEPINAGEIVYRIEQYKLTKKPTYQTIQIGPNKHLKELGVLAYLNHSCRPNVAVNTHALTVFACRDIAPGDELSFFYPSTEWKMDRPFACLCGAPECIRLVAGAIYVPLDVLSRYFINDHIRQMALALLENTAAGGLAFPQDMLVNKSAGLISPAENLMNYPKASRRETV from the coding sequence ATGATATTGCAAAATGACGGTGAAACGGCAGCGGCTCCGCGCCTTGAATTTATTGTTTCACGATATTCACAATCGACAAGGAGAGGTAACATGAGTGTGCAGCGTTTTGAGCTCGAAATCGGTGCAAGTGTTTATGGTGCGCGCTTGGTGGCAACAGAGCCCATCAACGCGGGTGAGATCGTTTATCGTATCGAGCAATATAAACTGACGAAGAAGCCCACCTATCAAACCATTCAGATCGGCCCCAATAAGCATCTCAAAGAGCTGGGAGTGCTGGCTTATCTCAATCATAGCTGCCGCCCCAACGTGGCCGTGAACACGCACGCGCTCACGGTGTTCGCCTGCCGTGACATTGCACCGGGCGACGAATTGAGTTTCTTTTATCCCTCCACCGAATGGAAAATGGACCGGCCGTTTGCCTGCTTGTGCGGCGCGCCGGAGTGTATTCGGTTGGTTGCCGGCGCGATCTATGTGCCTCTCGATGTGCTGAGCCGTTATTTCATCAACGATCATATTCGTCAAATGGCCCTGGCCTTGTTGGAAAATACCGCCGCCGGCGGGCTTGCCTTCCCGCAAGACATGCTGGTGAATAAATCGGCGGGCCTGATTTCGCCCGCAGAAAACTTGATGAACTATCCGAAAGCCTCACGCCGCGAAACGGTTTAA